In the genome of Oryzias melastigma strain HK-1 linkage group LG4, ASM292280v2, whole genome shotgun sequence, the window GATTTTGGACAGCTCCACGCTCCCAaccttgtgggaacagtttgcAGCGGTCTCTTCCAACACGATTGTCCagtgcacaaagcaaggtccataaagactgATGACAGTCTGGTGAGAATTAACTTACCTGAATCCCAGGAATTAGAGCAGAAAGTCAGGTTTTCTCCAGTGTGAGACCTGACCAATAGGCTTTTGGACGAGTGGTCAATTTCTATCACTCACCTTTTGGAGaaccttcccagaagagttgaagccgTAGTGGACTGACATTTAATCTTATGGTTAATAGTAAGACCCTCATGTGTCAAGGCACAAAGTGTACATTGGTCTCTGCAGTCTTGCACATTATGGCAAGGCATCTTGTTCCAAAACCACTTTAACAGCAGAGTTACTGAAATCAAAACTATTGCCCATGCATTTCAATATTAGAGCTCTGTAGCTAGTACTAATGCAcattacacacaaaaattaaataaagcaattaAGACTTCAACTGCAATAAGCTCATTTAAAACTAGATGTTATAGACAATTTATTTAATAGACTTCCACAGGATCTTGAGCTCAGAAAAACGTGCAGTTACAAAGACCACACATCCTCAGTGACGCGAGCTTCACCACAGGGATCTTCAGTAGCCTCCTTTGACTGGACCTTTGCCATGTTGAGATGTTTTGCCtgtgtgtggaaacactggATCCTGATGCTGCCGTGGTTCTGTTGGGGTGTAGCGGAACTGACTGAACAGCAGCCGTTTCTGGTTGTAGCGAGAACGAGACTTGAAAGCGTACACCTGATCCTCCTCGCTCACTGGAGTGAAGATGGGCTCGTCCTCATCGTCACCATCAGATGAAGAGCTCCAGTTCTCCTGCTCAGCCCCTCCAAACTGACTGCTCGGTGCACCGTACTGCTGGGAGCCAGAGGAACTGTAGGCTCCCCCAGCAGTGTAGGGACCACTGTAGCTGCCATAAGTGCTGGACTGTCCTGTAGGCTTCTGATGGGACGGCTTGGATGGTTCCTGTCCA includes:
- the LOC112150345 gene encoding uncharacterized protein LOC112150345 isoform X2 — protein: MVSIRDSCTSSSVVKGSWCKMRVLWISLLIGSITCFPQQGGSGVPSPMWLPRSGQAPSKPGYEEPSEQTGGHDSSSSYPWLYSSNTAGGPSDSGSFQPMWYPAMPSGQEPSKPSHQKPTGQSSTYGSYSGPYTAGGAYSSSGSQQYGAPSSQFGGAEQENWSSSSDGDDEDEPIFTPVSEEDQVYAFKSRSRYNQKRLLFSQFRYTPTEPRQHQDPVFPHTGKTSQHGKGPVKGGY
- the LOC112150345 gene encoding 34 kDa antigenic protein homolog isoform X3, producing MRVLWISCLLIGSITCFPQQGGSGVPSPMWLPRSGQAPSKPGYEEPSEQTGGHDSSSSFPWFYGSNTAGGPSDSGSFQPMWYPAMPSGQEPSKPSHQKPTGQSSTYGSYSGPYTAGGAYSSSGSQQYGAPSSQFGGAEQENWSSSSDGDDEDEPIFTPVSEEDQVYAFKSRSRYNQKRLLFSQFRYTPTEPRQHQDPVFPHTGKTSQHGKGPVKGGY